The following proteins are co-located in the Leptodactylus fuscus isolate aLepFus1 chromosome 8, aLepFus1.hap2, whole genome shotgun sequence genome:
- the LOC142217678 gene encoding hemoglobin subunit alpha-5-like gives MTLNAKEREHITHIWAKACGQSEALGAEILDRLFKTCPATKTYFNNFNLESGSADLKKQGNKILSAIGDATHHMDDLDHCLSKLSDLHAFKLRVDPGNFKYLRQNIEVVFAIHFPEDFTPAAHCAWDKFLTCVSTSLCSKYR, from the exons CTAAAGAAAGGGAACACATTACCCATATCTGGGCCAAAGCTTGTGGCCAGTCTGAAGCCCTTGGAGCTGAGATCTTGGACAG GCTTTTCAAGACTTGCCCTGCAACTAAGACCTACTTCAACAACTTCAATCTGGAATCTGGATCTGCTGATCTGAAGAAACAGGGAAACAAGATTCTTAGCGCTATTGGTGATGCTACCCATCATATGGATGATTTAGATCATTGTCTGAGCAAGTTGAGTGACCTGCACGCCTTCAAGCTGAGAGTGGATCCAGGAAACTTCAAA TATCTTCGTCAGAACATCGAGGTTGTCTTTGCCATTCATTTCCCAGAAGACTTCACTCCAGCTGCCCATTGCGCATGGGACAAGTTCCTGACTTGTGTCTCTACTTCATTGTGCTCCAAGTACAGATGA